A section of the Cinclus cinclus chromosome 27, bCinCin1.1, whole genome shotgun sequence genome encodes:
- the ELF3 gene encoding ETS-related transcription factor Elf-3: MAGSCEISNIFSNYISAMYQPDEVQPTLDMLGHLGDDNNLGLSLPTSQPPAQSTDKPEWFSELPYFWTKVQVLEWISYHVEKNKYDASSIDFSCCNMDGHTLCHYSRDQMRLIFGPLGDELYDRLHEITSDELNWIIDLLEKEDTTSQTFLNSSHLELGNPCAKDSLEDLKPTNPFTDFTCLPGALSPGSSDVSGPVMSHSPNSQDSGGSDLDLDPAESKLFPDDHFSGSKKGDSKHGKRKRGRPRKLSKESRDCLENRKSKHSPRGTHLWEFIRDILIHPELNEGLMKWEDRREGVFKFLRSEAVAQLWGQKKKNSSMTYEKLSRAMRYYYKREILERVDGRRLVYKFGKNSSGWKEEEVLNRNKEL, translated from the exons ATGGCAGGATCTTGTGAGATCAGCAACATCTTCTCTAACTACATCAGCGCCATGTACCAGCCAGATGAAGTTCAGCCAACCTTGGACATGCTGGGACACCTTGGGGATGACAACAACCTGGGGCTCAGCCTCCCCACCAGCCAGCcgccagcacagagcacag ACAAGCCAGAGTGGTTCAGTGAGCTCCCATACTTCTGGACCAAGGTGCAGGTGCTGGAGTGGATCAGTTACCATGTGGAGAAGAACAAGTACGACGCCAGCTCCATCGACTTCTCCTGCTGCAACATGGATGGGCACACGCTGTGCCACTACAGCAGGGACCAGATGCGCCTCATCTTCGGGCCCCTGGGGGATGAGCTCTACGACCGCCTGCATGAGATCA CCTCTGATGAGCTGAACTGGATCATTGATTTGCTGGAAAAAGAGGATACGACTTCCCAGACCTTTCTGAACTCCAGCCACCTGG agctgggaaatccCTGTGCCAAGGATTCCCTGGAGGACTTAAAGCCCACAAACCCTTTCACAGACTTCACCTGCTTGCCGGGtgccctgtccccaggcagctctgATGTCTCAG GGCCTGTGATGTCCCATAGCCCCAACTCTCAGGACTCCGGTGGAAGTGACCTCGACCTCGACCCTGCAGAATCAAAGCTCTTCCCTGATG ACCATTTTTCAGGCAGCAAAAAAGGGGACAGCAAACACGGCAAGCGGAAACGGGGACGGCCCCGAAAGCTCAGCAAGGAGAGCAGAGATTGCCTGGAGAACCGGAAGAGCAAGCACT CCCCAAGAGGTACCCACCTGTGGGAGTTCATCCGGGACATCCTGATCCACCCGGAGCTGAACGAGGGGCTAATGAAGTGGGAGGACAGACGGGAGGGAGTCTTCAAGTTCCTTCGCTCAGAAGCAGTGGCTCAGCTCTGGggccagaaaaagaaaaacagcagcatgACCTATGAGAAGCTGAGCAGAGCCATGCG ATATTACTACAAACGAGAGATCTTGGAGAGGGTCGACGGCCGACGCCTGGTGTACAAGTTTGGGAAGAACTCCAGCggctggaaggaagaggaggtgctCAACAGGAACAAGGAGCTGTAG